TCTCTCATGTAGAACAATAACTGTTTTTTGATCACTAGTTTTCAATGGTTTTATGCGCCAGAAGCTGTATTTTGATGTTAGTCATTTGCTGCAGATCAGGCAGACagatgaaggagaaacagagacagaaagtggaagagacagagaaaccaGACATTGCAAGGAAGGGAAGAGAAAAtggttgtgtgtgagtgtgtacccTGTTGCCAGTGCTATTAAAGTTGTATTGCACAGGGCTTTTAGAACATCGACCATCAGCCAAGCAACTTTAgctaataatttttttaaaacctctgTGCTTTGTGCATGTTAGGGCCCCTCCctaatgtgtgtgagtgtgtccgtgtgtgtgtgtgtgtgtggtgggggtgggtgggtggtgtAACAGTTGGGATTGTTGACCTGTATTTGCAAGATGTTGCAGACCCTGCACCTTTCACATATCTCACAGTATAAATGGTCTTTATGTTTGCAGCATGTTGCAgtagtaaatgaaaaaaaaaaaaaacatacttttgttatgttaaaatgaatggacataaaacatctgaggagagaAGAGCTATGTATCTCTTGTGCATATGTTAATTTCTACATGCTTTCAATTTTCATGCAGTCACTGTAGCTTAATTAGAAAGAGTGTGAGAAACAGTGGGTctaaaacaagaaacaaactaCTAAGCTAATCTTTTACCAGTTAGATAACATTTAGATAAGTCAGAGAATTTTAGATCTGAATGAGTTACAGGAAGGAAGACCataacaaatacacatatatttgatttatacatatatatatatatataatgaagaCAATAGAGCTGGGATGAAGAAGGAACTGGTAAAAAGGGCCAGATGGACAATAGAGGTGACAGAGAGGTGACCTGTTGATGTCAtatttcttttgctcttttcttttaaaagactGAGTTTAAAGTCTGTGTCTCCTCTACTTTGCCTGCGAGGCTTGTCAGGGTGGATACTGCTAAGTCATGACAGGACCACAGTGACAATGGCTGCACTGCTCTTCTGTGCGTTGCCTACAAGTATTAAGATTGTTTCACTGATAAATACAGTTGACTTCAGACTACAAATACAGTCTGAAAGTCAATCGTTTATTCCAGAgtcaaaatggaaaagaaacGTATTTATTCCTTTACAATGAAATTACAACAAATGTATAGACATAATTTCCAGTACGTCCATGGATTACATCATATACCCAAACATACAGACAACTCTCCAGACTTTGCCTCAAGGTGACTCTGCCCCAAAATGAGCAACCAATGCTCAGTCTGTGAGAtaaagaggaagacaaagaaagagagtagagagcagggaaagagaggaaatagcGAGATTaagagagagggggacagagacagagagagtggagGGAGTGCATGCGGCAAAACAGAGGACAGACTGAAGTCATTCAAGCTTTTCTTCCCCCTGAATAATCCCAGTTTTGTCCAAATTTAGTTGGAGGAGATTGTGGAACATCCCGTCCTTGACATCAACTGGAAAGTCATGTAACAGCACTTATACTATGACAGAATGTATCTGTCATTTTCCCAGTATGTCTCCTATTtactgtttctctttatttctatgcatttttctatttaaacgTCTGCATCAATTAGCATTTTTGCGTATATATCTGGAAATTAGGTTTCAATTTGGGCTACAATGTCTTTTAAAGCTGTTTACTGATATATGCCTCAGTCAGGGGGTCAGGTGGCCCAGTGGTACCGTAACAATCGATATTAGACATTCactagttttgttttgattaaagATATGAGATAACAATTggaagaaacaggaaaaaataaatgggTGAGAAAGAACGCCCCCTTTCATTAGTCACTGTGACACTGaccagtattttattttgaaaactaGTCTAATTAACTGTAGTTCACATTTAGTGACAATAACACCCTtatgatacatttttaaaagcgTTTAACAAATAATGACCAACCATTTCATTTTGTAgctgataaataaatgttatagcttaaaaatctaattaaaataagaaacatgagAACGACATTTACCCTACCCTTGATTTTATGGGGACAGCTGTGCACAGGGAAGTTGCAGAACATTCTCTCTTGTAAATCTGTTATTATTGCAACGGCGTGATCAAATCACGTCTTTGTAAGTTGGGCACAGCTTCTTGCTGATAAAACTCACATAAATTGAAACGATGTAGAAATCTCTGGAGAAACAGTAGTTTGATGCTCAAAGAAATTTATTTCTTGTCTTTATGTTCCCAGGCTGGATGTTGGGCAACACTGTCCTGGACTGGGTCTCGGTGTTAGACGGCATCGCCTGACTCCTCTGCCTCACCTTCAAACAGTAAAAGTGGCAGGGCGTCACGAGGGAAAGTGTACTCACTCATGTTGGGGAATCTGGTaaccacacagcagctcaggGCGCTGCGGAAGATCTCCATGTCACAGGCATCAGACCACTCATCCGTTGACGCATCGTAGTACTCGACATTTTGGGTGGTGGTGAAGCCGTTGAAGCCTCCAACAACAAAGAGATGGTCATCGATCACTTCAAGCCCGAAATTGCTGCGGGGGGTCAACATGGAGGACACTGAGTGCCAGGTATTGGTCCGGGGATTGTAGGCCTCAGCACTGCGCAGACGACTGTTGCCATCAAAGCCACCAACCTGTGGGAGGAAAAGTGAATAATGGGTCTTATATCACACCCATGTTGAAACTGCATATCTCTGACTTAGCACCGTTTGTGTGATATGTGAGTGTCCGCAGGGTTTCATGTACTTACAGCAAAGACATGGTCTGCATAAGCAATGACTCCAATTCCACTGCGCCTGTTGTTCATGGGTGTGATCATTGTCCACTGGTTGGTTTCTGGGTTGTAATATTCGGCCGTTTGAAGACACTCATTGCCATTGAAGCCACCACAAATGTAAACCTGAAGAGAAAACCAACAACCAGTGCTATACAAACTCCATAATACACACGCAGTAATAGTTCAGGCATGAAGAAATAATTTTTCTGTTGACCCTTCTGCTTATGCCATCCCCACACAAATGAACTATGCAATGCTGGCAAACATAAATTCACACTTTCGTGCACACAACATTGTGAACACAAGGTTGCGTGCAGTATTGTTtgtatgtacatgtagaaaatCAGGTAATGTTCCTCTCTGGTGCTGTCCCACTTCACCAACCTTGTCATGGAGGGTTGTGCAGCTGGCGTCGCTCCTCTGCTCATTCATGGATGCGATAAGACTCCACTGGTTGGTTTCAGGCCTGTAGTGCTCTGCAGAGCTCAGTCGAGCATGTCCATCGTAGCCTCCCATGGCATAGATGCACCCATTCAGCACTGTTACGCTCACATAGCAGCGGCGGCAGTACATGGGTGCCACCTCATGCCAGGTGTGTGTACTGAGGTCAAACCTGCGCACACTGTTGAAATGCTCCACCCTGTCAAAGCCACCGACACAGTAGACATAGCCATTGAGGAAGACAGCACCATGATAGGCACGAGGGCGCTCCAGATTGTTTGTCACATTGATCCAGCGGTTAGCACGGACATCGTACGCCTCAATGCCATTTGTGGGAGCGCCGCCGCTCCAGCCTCCAGTGGCAAACAGGATGGCATTAGGCAGACGAGGACGGGCAAGAGGGTTACGCACACAAGTGACAAATGGGCTGTTTGGGTTGATGTGATGTATGGTTTGCATGGCATCACTGGCTATTTGCAGACACTCGTTATTGTACTTCACCAGCTCATTGGACATCACGTCGTCCTTAATGTACTCCTCATTTGTTAGGGCCAGTCTAACCTGCACAGAGACAAGCGGACatcatctgtcatctgtctttACTTAATGGACTgtagtatttactgtattgtgCCCGCTCCACTGTTGTTCAACATGTTGCTATTTTATGAATGTTGTGACTCCTGAATATATTTCCATTTATTCCGACTACTAAAATATTCTTGTTAACTTGTTGTCCTACTATGACAGCAGGGAACTGCAGTGTCTAACAATGTAAGTCGAAGAAGATTGAATTGTAAAAACTGAATCATGTTTTTCACTATTTATCATTTTCAAGCTGTTTCTGGCATCAGAACATTGTCTCTCTATCAGACTTTAAGCTTAAGGTCACTGTAATGTACTAAAAGGCAGACTACATAACTTCCCAAAATAACCAAGCTCCAGGCTGTAAAggtaaattaaacttaaattcaGCAGTCAGGATGCCACCATCAGCTAAATACTGAGGATGTATTTCAGTCTAcatggagagacagacagacctTAGACAAAAGCACAGCCATGTGTGTTTCCCGTTCTTCAGGTATGTGGGCAATCCAGTGCAGAATGGACTCATACACAGTACTCTCCTTTCTCACATTGAGGTCATCCCCCTCAATGATGTCGGTGAGCTCCTGTGCAGAGAGCCGCAAGAACTCTTCCTGGGAAACAACCTCCTCAAAGTTATCGATGATATAGCTGTAGGCCTTGCGCTGCAGTTCAGAGCAGAAGCAGATATTTGTGAACTGCCAGATGCCGATGCAGTTTTCAGGGCAGAGCTGCTCACTGAGGAAATCAGAGCAGATTTGTACAACATCCACGACGTTGAGCAGATCAGCTGCCAGCAGCAGTTCCTGCACATTGTCCTCCGTCACAGAAATGGAGCCGGTGTAGGCAAACTCAATGATGAGCTCCATCATTCGAGGAGACAGGCCAGCTATGTTAAAGACCAACCTGTCTTCAGCTGACCAGCGGCTAAAAAGAGCACTGAGGTTCAGGATGGAGGCACAGCAgaagactgaaaataaatattctaCTTTTTCATGTTAACAAAATtaacattcatttcatttaacatttaggtGAATGACTATTTGATCATCAGACTGTTGTAAGTTTAGTCGCTCATTGTCCTATATGTGTTagtatatttaacatattaacacatttttttgtttattataggACATAACATGTTCTATCTCTCCTGCTttcaaaaatgctgcataaatcAACGTAACTCAGTAAgattcaaacaaaacacaccaacTCCTGGCTGATATCAGACGACCAACTCACCAGAAATATGGGCTGCAGTTACACAGGATGACTTTGTGAATCTGAAATTCCACATCCTCCACTTTGATAACTGCGTCGCAAAACTTTCCCTCTAGACGGAGTTCATTATACACTGAGCTTGGCTTATTGGAGGACATAGTCTCTGCAGGTTTGTTCAGGAAAGAGAAATTTCAGAACACGCTGTAACATCACTGTGAGGTTCTAGAACAGAACCGAGCACAGTGGGCAAGAAGCCTTCTAGACCCGCACGAGGGCGTCCGGGTAGGAAGGTACTGCTGAGTGTGATGAGGACATTTTAAATCATCTGGAGAGCATTTGATCCGCTTGTGCATGCTGGCAGCCCTGTACTGGAGCTTGTTGAGCTACACTTATTGCTTATATGGTTTAAACTTCTGAAAATACTCTGCATGGTGTTCAGCACAAGTGCATGCACTGGAAATATGGAGTTTTTATTTGTCAAGTAAAACACGACAATCCAAAGCAGTAAAATGTCATTTCAATGCCCAGCGTCATTGTAAAAGAAGAGAGCGGAGTCTGGTAATCAGAACACAGCAGGACAGATAATTTACCACTGAGGGCTTGTTCAAGTGcggttgttgagttttctatataattctacacgcagttatattttgtgaggtcttaaaccttacactgcaaaaaaaaataatgatatttTCAGCAAGACCAGATCCAGAACCAACCAAATAACAACTGGACATACCGACCCAACTAGTGTGTAAGATTTCTTCCCTGGAACATCTTTAGTCATAGGCATTAAGCCCTAAATAAAAGTTGCTCACTCCAAATTACACATATATCTCCCCtgagcacatgcacatgcaaagtgttaaaatgtgtgcacatgttcatGCATCCATGCACAGTCAAACAAAGATTTAAGTAACCGGAAATCTGCACTCAGTCGCTGTTATTAAACCACTGCTTTTCCTCAAGGGCAAACACAGCAGGTAGCCTGAGATCTAATTAGTTAGTTAGCCTTTGGTTCACTGAGTAAAGACCCCATCCAAAAGAAATCTGAGCTCAGTTCACAACATTTTGCTCtgataaagagaaaatctgTCCGACGGTGAACAGTAGGAGAGAGCATTGTGTTGATGAATGGCTGCTAAATACAGGAGCTTCTGATTAAACAGTATCTGAGGAGGTGTTGGTAAAAACAAAGaggcagtgaaaacaaatgactgTAATCAAATAGATTTCATCAAACTACTTGAACTTATTTACTGAGGTCattctgcttgttttcaaaTCACTGGCCCACTAATCTGTCTTGAAGGCAAAACAACTCAGGAGTGAGATGTCagaacactgaaacacacagcgAGGGgcagaatatttaaaaaggaaatatgGTTTTCTCTGCTCCAAAAGCCAAAATTGTGACTATAAATAACTGTGAGGGCCTGATAGAGTTGTCTATCAATATtaatgatggagagaagaaagagaggccTCAACATGTGCTGAGATTCCTGTGTTTAAAAACTTTCATTTCCAAATTTGGAATTACAAAATCCTCATTTTAATgcaaatttcagttttaatttggCCTGAAAGACGAAAGGTAGAGACACGAGGGTAAATGT
Above is a genomic segment from Anabas testudineus chromosome 11, fAnaTes1.2, whole genome shotgun sequence containing:
- the LOC113154758 gene encoding kelch-like protein 10, translating into MSSNKPSSVYNELRLEGKFCDAVIKVEDVEFQIHKVILCNCSPYFCRWSAEDRLVFNIAGLSPRMMELIIEFAYTGSISVTEDNVQELLLAADLLNVVDVVQICSDFLSEQLCPENCIGIWQFTNICFCSELQRKAYSYIIDNFEEVVSQEEFLRLSAQELTDIIEGDDLNVRKESTVYESILHWIAHIPEERETHMAVLLSKVRLALTNEEYIKDDVMSNELVKYNNECLQIASDAMQTIHHINPNSPFVTCVRNPLARPRLPNAILFATGGWSGGAPTNGIEAYDVRANRWINVTNNLERPRAYHGAVFLNGYVYCVGGFDRVEHFNSVRRFDLSTHTWHEVAPMYCRRCYVSVTVLNGCIYAMGGYDGHARLSSAEHYRPETNQWSLIASMNEQRSDASCTTLHDKVYICGGFNGNECLQTAEYYNPETNQWTMITPMNNRRSGIGVIAYADHVFAVGGFDGNSRLRSAEAYNPRTNTWHSVSSMLTPRSNFGLEVIDDHLFVVGGFNGFTTTQNVEYYDASTDEWSDACDMEIFRSALSCCVVTRFPNMSEYTFPRDALPLLLFEGEAEESGDAV